One Flexivirga aerilata DNA segment encodes these proteins:
- a CDS encoding ATP-binding cassette domain-containing protein has protein sequence MTDAVTADGLVKHYKEVKAVDGVSLRVPEGSVLGVLGPNGAGKTTTVRMLTTLIRPDAGAATVAGADVLRDPQEVRRRIGVSGQYAAVDEHLTGRENLEMVARLYHLPRGEAKARARELLAQFRLEDAANRPTKTYSGGMRRRLDLAGALVARPPVIFLDEPTTGLDPRSRGDMWEVINDLVSHGTSVLLTTQYLEEADRLADNIVVIDHGRIIAEGTADQLKAQVGGERLEITVADAALLDEAGDILAGVGDGAVETDRHSRRLIVPVSGGTQSLLAAVRRFDEASITVQDIGIRRPTLDDAFLSLTGHRAEQPDDADSADGKNSKNKNGKDDKNDEQLEAVSR, from the coding sequence ATGACAGATGCCGTGACAGCCGACGGGCTGGTGAAGCATTACAAGGAGGTCAAGGCCGTCGACGGGGTGTCGCTGCGGGTGCCCGAGGGCAGCGTGCTCGGCGTCCTCGGACCCAACGGGGCGGGCAAGACCACGACCGTGCGCATGCTGACGACGCTCATCCGGCCCGACGCCGGCGCGGCGACCGTCGCCGGCGCCGACGTGCTGCGCGACCCGCAGGAGGTGCGCCGTCGCATCGGCGTCTCCGGGCAGTATGCCGCGGTCGACGAGCACCTCACCGGCCGCGAGAACCTCGAGATGGTCGCCCGGCTCTATCACCTCCCTCGGGGGGAGGCGAAGGCCCGGGCGCGGGAGCTCCTCGCGCAGTTCCGGCTGGAGGACGCCGCCAACCGCCCCACCAAGACCTACTCCGGCGGCATGCGACGCCGGCTCGACCTGGCCGGCGCGCTGGTCGCGCGGCCACCGGTCATCTTCCTCGACGAGCCGACCACCGGCCTCGACCCGCGCAGCCGCGGCGACATGTGGGAGGTCATCAACGACCTGGTGTCACACGGCACGTCGGTGCTGCTCACCACGCAATATCTCGAGGAGGCCGACCGTCTCGCGGACAACATCGTGGTGATCGACCACGGTCGCATCATCGCCGAGGGCACCGCCGACCAGCTCAAGGCGCAGGTCGGCGGGGAGCGGCTGGAGATCACCGTCGCCGACGCCGCGCTGCTCGACGAAGCGGGCGACATCCTCGCCGGGGTTGGCGACGGCGCGGTCGAGACCGACCGGCACAGCAGGCGGCTGATCGTGCCGGTGAGCGGTGGCACCCAGTCGCTGCTCGCCGCCGTACGCCGGTTCGACGAGGCGTCGATCACCGTGCAGGACATCGGGATTCGGCGTCCGACGCTGGACGACGCGTTCCTCTCGCTGACCGGTCACCGGGCCGAGCAGCCGGACGACGCCGACAGCGCGGACGGCAAGAACAGCAAGAACAAGAACGGTAAGGACGACAAGAACGACGAGCAATTGGAGGCGGTGTCGCGATGA
- a CDS encoding ABC transporter permease, with product MTAPQISQPGGLGGFVSDGLTVAKRNLIKIRRVPDLLIFTTLQPIMFVLLFGYVFGSLAGSGASVQAGYREFMMAGIFTQTIIFGATITGYMMAEDMQKGVIDRFRTLPMHPSSVLFGRTLTDVLNNVIVLVVMSLTGLIIGWRIHGGAAKALWAYVLMLLFAYALSWLFAFVGLRVRSPEVVNNASFMVIFPVTFIANTFVPSQNMPSVLKAIAGWNPVSTITQSARENFGNLYALKGNPQPTHAQVDKQTAYTWALQHPDLYTLIWTVVLLAIFVPLATSAYKKAVAK from the coding sequence ATGACCGCACCTCAGATCAGTCAGCCGGGCGGGCTCGGCGGCTTCGTCTCCGACGGGCTGACCGTGGCCAAGCGCAACCTGATCAAGATCCGGCGGGTGCCGGACCTGCTGATCTTCACCACACTGCAGCCGATCATGTTCGTGCTGCTCTTCGGCTACGTCTTCGGGTCGCTCGCCGGGTCCGGTGCCTCGGTGCAGGCGGGCTACCGCGAGTTCATGATGGCCGGCATCTTCACCCAGACGATCATCTTCGGGGCGACGATCACCGGCTACATGATGGCCGAGGACATGCAGAAGGGCGTGATCGACCGCTTCCGCACCCTGCCGATGCACCCGAGCTCGGTGCTGTTCGGCCGCACGCTGACCGACGTGCTCAACAACGTCATCGTGCTGGTCGTCATGTCGCTGACCGGGCTGATCATAGGCTGGCGGATCCACGGCGGCGCGGCGAAGGCGCTGTGGGCCTACGTGCTGATGCTGTTGTTCGCCTACGCGCTGTCGTGGCTGTTCGCCTTCGTGGGCCTGCGGGTGCGGTCGCCGGAGGTGGTCAACAACGCCTCGTTCATGGTGATCTTCCCGGTGACCTTCATCGCCAACACGTTCGTGCCGTCGCAGAACATGCCGTCGGTGCTCAAGGCGATCGCCGGCTGGAACCCGGTCTCCACCATCACCCAGTCGGCCCGCGAGAATTTCGGCAATCTCTATGCGCTGAAAGGCAACCCGCAGCCGACGCACGCTCAGGTCGACAAGCAGACGGCCTACACGTGGGCGTTGCAGCACCCGGATCTCTACACGCTGATCTGGACGGTGGTGCTGCTCGCGATCTTCGTGCCGCTCGCGACCTCCGCCTACAAGAAGGCCGTCGCCAAGTAG
- the greA gene encoding transcription elongation factor GreA encodes MTNAADTSASFLTQEAYDRLKAELDHLSGEGRTEIAAKIEEARQEGDLKENGGYHAAKEEQGKMEARIRQLEELLRNATVGQSSSTEGVVSPGMVVTVDMFGDEEKFLLGSREIAGDSDLDVYSERSPLGEAINGAKVGDTVSYEAPNGKTIEVKVLAATAYTG; translated from the coding sequence GTGACCAACGCTGCCGACACCTCGGCCAGCTTCCTCACCCAGGAGGCGTACGACCGCCTGAAGGCGGAGCTCGACCATCTCTCCGGCGAGGGCCGCACCGAGATCGCTGCCAAGATCGAAGAGGCGCGCCAAGAGGGTGACCTCAAGGAGAACGGCGGCTACCACGCGGCCAAGGAGGAGCAGGGCAAGATGGAGGCCCGCATCCGCCAGCTCGAGGAGCTCCTGCGCAACGCCACCGTGGGGCAGAGCAGCTCGACCGAGGGCGTCGTGAGCCCGGGCATGGTCGTGACCGTCGACATGTTCGGCGACGAGGAGAAGTTCCTGCTCGGCAGCCGGGAGATCGCGGGCGACTCCGACCTCGACGTCTACAGCGAGCGCTCGCCGCTCGGCGAGGCGATCAACGGCGCGAAGGTCGGCGACACTGTGTCCTACGAGGCGCCCAACGGCAAGACCATCGAGGTCAAGGTGCTCGCCGCGACGGCCTACACCGGCTGA
- a CDS encoding DUF4307 domain-containing protein: protein MAIPRPAPEHRKWWAIGIVGVLVMSALAVWWGVSASKGLSWNNGPFTVVNDRSVRVTFYVNNQDGKPVRCTLEAQDINHSRVGVLTVDLPAHTFDTTEYTRTIPTVAKAVTGIVDECSYR from the coding sequence ATGGCGATCCCCCGACCCGCGCCCGAGCACCGCAAGTGGTGGGCGATCGGCATCGTCGGGGTGCTGGTGATGTCCGCGCTCGCCGTCTGGTGGGGCGTCTCGGCCAGCAAGGGGCTGAGCTGGAACAACGGGCCGTTCACGGTCGTCAACGACCGCAGCGTGCGCGTGACGTTCTACGTCAACAACCAGGACGGCAAGCCGGTGCGCTGCACCCTGGAGGCGCAGGACATCAACCACTCCCGGGTCGGCGTGCTGACCGTCGACCTGCCCGCGCACACCTTCGACACGACCGAATACACCCGCACGATCCCGACGGTCGCCAAGGCCGTGACCGGCATCGTCGACGAGTGCTCCTACCGCTGA
- the mca gene encoding mycothiol conjugate amidase Mca, translated as MTDGLRLMAVHAHPDDESSKGAATMARYVAEGHPVMVVSCTGGERGDILNPRLQGNADIERDLPQVRRAEMAKAQEILGVEHTWLGFVDSGLPEGDPLPPLPEGCFALEPLDITTEALVRVIRQFRPHVITTYDENGGYPHPDHIMTHVVTVAAFEAAGDPEAFPHAGAPWQPLKLYYDRGFSRAKMTAFHEALLAAGKESPYAEWMKRWDDRPEGRVTTRIESAKYFAVREQALLAHATQIDPDGTFFSLSASEQGEIWPTEEFDLARSYVPLAEGEDDLFAGLPTDVTAADAMATSDLGDPVLDDVKPRAAEVEHA; from the coding sequence GTGACTGACGGCCTGCGTCTGATGGCGGTTCATGCCCACCCGGATGACGAGTCCAGCAAGGGTGCGGCGACGATGGCGCGCTACGTCGCCGAGGGTCACCCGGTGATGGTGGTGAGCTGCACCGGCGGCGAACGTGGCGACATACTCAACCCCCGGCTGCAGGGCAACGCCGACATCGAGCGCGATCTGCCGCAGGTGCGTCGAGCCGAGATGGCCAAGGCGCAGGAGATCCTCGGGGTCGAGCACACCTGGCTCGGATTCGTCGATTCCGGTCTGCCGGAAGGGGATCCGCTGCCTCCGCTGCCCGAGGGCTGCTTCGCGCTCGAGCCGCTGGACATCACCACCGAGGCGCTGGTGCGGGTGATCCGGCAGTTCCGCCCGCACGTCATCACCACGTATGACGAGAACGGCGGCTACCCGCACCCGGACCACATCATGACCCACGTGGTGACGGTCGCCGCGTTCGAGGCGGCGGGCGATCCCGAGGCGTTCCCGCACGCCGGCGCACCGTGGCAGCCGCTGAAGCTTTACTACGACCGTGGCTTCTCCCGGGCGAAGATGACCGCCTTCCACGAGGCGCTGCTCGCGGCCGGCAAGGAGTCGCCATACGCGGAGTGGATGAAGCGCTGGGACGACCGGCCCGAGGGCCGGGTGACCACGCGCATCGAGTCGGCGAAGTACTTCGCGGTGCGCGAGCAGGCGCTGCTCGCGCACGCCACGCAGATCGACCCGGACGGCACGTTCTTCTCGCTGTCGGCGAGCGAACAGGGCGAGATCTGGCCGACCGAGGAGTTCGACCTGGCGCGTTCCTACGTGCCGCTCGCCGAGGGGGAGGACGACCTGTTCGCCGGGCTGCCGACCGATGTCACGGCCGCCGATGCCATGGCGACCAGCGACCTCGGCGACCCGGTGCTGGACGACGTCAAGCCGCGTGCGGCGGAGGTGGAGCATGCCTGA
- the trhA gene encoding PAQR family membrane homeostasis protein TrhA, which yields MIESTRSAAQQLQQEATDLVRLVKPKLRGWLHAGMTPLAVAAGIVLIALAPTARGRIGAAVFAVTAALLFGTSAVYHRGHWSPRVQAVLKRMDHSNIFLIIAGTYTPFALTLLDRSQAITLLALVWGGAALGVLFRVFWVGAPRWLYTPVYVALGWVAIFYFGPLLRSGGPAVVTLIAVGGGLYTLGAIVYGTRRPDPSPRWFGFHEIFHSFTVVAFVTHYVAASLAIYGHASAA from the coding sequence ATGATCGAGTCGACACGAAGCGCTGCGCAGCAGCTGCAGCAGGAGGCCACCGACCTGGTGCGCCTGGTCAAACCCAAGCTGCGCGGCTGGCTGCACGCCGGTATGACGCCGCTCGCGGTCGCCGCCGGCATCGTGCTGATCGCACTGGCGCCGACCGCCCGCGGGCGCATCGGCGCGGCCGTCTTCGCGGTCACCGCGGCGCTGCTCTTCGGCACCTCCGCGGTCTACCACCGCGGCCACTGGAGCCCGCGGGTGCAGGCCGTGCTCAAGCGGATGGACCACTCGAACATCTTCCTGATCATCGCCGGCACCTACACCCCGTTCGCGCTGACCCTCCTCGACCGCTCGCAGGCGATCACCCTGCTCGCGCTCGTCTGGGGCGGCGCGGCGCTCGGCGTGCTCTTCCGGGTGTTCTGGGTCGGCGCGCCGCGCTGGCTCTACACGCCGGTCTACGTCGCGCTCGGCTGGGTGGCGATCTTCTACTTCGGCCCGTTGCTGCGCTCCGGCGGCCCCGCGGTGGTCACGCTGATCGCGGTCGGCGGCGGCCTCTACACGCTCGGCGCGATCGTCTACGGCACCAGGCGCCCCGACCCGTCACCGCGGTGGTTCGGCTTCCACGAGATCTTCCACTCGTTCACCGTCGTGGCGTTCGTGACGCACTACGTCGCCGCGTCGCTCGCGATCTACGGCCACGCCTCCGCTGCCTGA
- a CDS encoding isoprenyl transferase: MRVSDLLYSAYERHVRRSLPEQNLPRHVGVMLDGNRRWAKRRGAATEHGHQAGADNIKPLLGWCEEAGVEVVTLWLLSTDNLNRSARELTPLLGIIEDAVKGLAVEGRWRLHPVGALDLLPAQTAQVLKEAADSTAGVDGMIVNIAVGYGGRREIADAVRSMLQEHAARGTSIEELAEVLDVEHIADHLYTKGQPDPDLVIRTSGEQRLGGFLLWQSAHSEFYFCEAYWPDFRRVDFLRALRAYAVRDRRLGK, encoded by the coding sequence ATGCGGGTGAGCGATCTGCTCTACAGCGCATACGAACGGCACGTCCGGCGTTCACTGCCCGAGCAGAACCTCCCGCGGCACGTCGGCGTCATGCTGGACGGCAACCGCCGGTGGGCCAAGCGCCGCGGCGCGGCGACCGAGCACGGGCACCAGGCCGGCGCCGACAACATCAAGCCGCTGCTCGGCTGGTGCGAGGAGGCCGGTGTCGAGGTGGTCACGCTGTGGCTGCTCTCCACCGACAACCTCAACCGGTCCGCCCGTGAGCTGACCCCGCTGCTCGGCATCATCGAGGACGCAGTGAAAGGCCTTGCCGTCGAAGGGCGTTGGCGACTGCACCCGGTGGGTGCGCTCGACCTGCTGCCCGCGCAGACGGCGCAGGTGCTCAAGGAGGCCGCGGACTCCACGGCCGGAGTCGACGGCATGATCGTCAACATCGCGGTCGGCTACGGCGGGCGCCGCGAGATCGCCGACGCGGTGCGCTCCATGCTGCAGGAGCACGCCGCGCGCGGCACCTCCATCGAGGAGCTCGCCGAGGTGCTCGACGTCGAGCACATCGCCGACCACCTCTACACCAAGGGCCAGCCCGACCCGGACCTGGTGATCCGCACCTCGGGCGAGCAGCGACTCGGCGGCTTCCTGCTGTGGCAGAGCGCACACTCGGAGTTCTACTTCTGCGAGGCCTACTGGCCCGACTTCCGGCGGGTCGACTTCCTGCGCGCCCTGCGGGCGTATGCCGTCCGCGACCGCCGGCTCGGCAAATAG
- a CDS encoding formate/nitrite transporter family protein: protein MSYNTPAQTAKAAVESGVAKANLPIGSMAVGGFLAGAYIAFGGLLAIVGSAGLDPKTWGGLTTLVTGLVFSLGLILVVIGGAELLTGNMMLLPLALLERRITIQQLLLNWGVLFVANLAGSLFVAYVLAYKTGVIGDALAKAGTPAAMDHTRLVGIVTGKGITETHLQVFLRAIGCNWLVCLGVWLALAAHDVVGKIAGIIFPITAFVALGFDHVVANMFFLPLGMFVDSPGLTWGDVTWNIVFAFLGNAVGAGVFVAGAYWYTYLRPRPDPVVQAPGASEAMEAGEGRKARD, encoded by the coding sequence ATGAGCTACAACACCCCGGCACAGACCGCCAAAGCCGCGGTCGAATCCGGCGTCGCGAAGGCGAACCTGCCGATCGGGTCGATGGCGGTCGGCGGTTTCCTCGCCGGCGCCTACATCGCGTTCGGTGGTCTACTCGCCATCGTCGGCTCCGCCGGCCTCGACCCCAAGACCTGGGGCGGCCTCACCACTCTCGTCACCGGCCTCGTCTTCAGCCTCGGCCTGATCCTGGTCGTCATCGGCGGCGCCGAACTGCTGACCGGCAACATGATGCTGCTGCCGCTCGCACTGCTCGAACGCCGCATCACCATCCAGCAGCTCCTCCTCAACTGGGGCGTGCTGTTCGTGGCCAACCTCGCCGGCTCGCTCTTCGTGGCCTACGTGCTGGCCTACAAGACCGGCGTGATCGGTGACGCGCTGGCCAAGGCCGGCACCCCGGCCGCGATGGACCACACCCGCCTGGTCGGCATCGTCACCGGCAAGGGCATCACCGAGACCCACCTGCAGGTCTTCCTGCGCGCGATCGGCTGCAACTGGCTGGTCTGCCTCGGCGTGTGGCTCGCCCTCGCCGCGCACGACGTCGTCGGCAAGATCGCCGGCATCATCTTCCCGATCACGGCATTCGTCGCGCTCGGTTTCGACCACGTCGTGGCCAACATGTTCTTCCTGCCGCTCGGCATGTTCGTCGACTCCCCCGGACTCACCTGGGGCGACGTCACCTGGAACATCGTCTTCGCGTTCCTCGGAAATGCAGTGGGCGCAGGCGTATTCGTCGCAGGTGCCTATTGGTACACCTATCTGCGGCCGCGTCCTGATCCGGTGGTGCAGGCACCTGGGGCCAGCGAGGCCATGGAGGCCGGCGAAGGCAGGAAGGCCAGGGACTGA
- a CDS encoding S66 peptidase family protein has translation MGQAATTNSVARHGPTWWGAEVITPVLPPPVRPGDRVAVLSPSWAAPAHFPAIHERAMRRLREDFHLEPVEYPTTRADSTPRQRADDLNAAFGDPAIRAILSTIGGDDQITVLPHLDTDVVRANPKRFLGYSDNTNVLNYLWYQGIPGIHGGSTQVHLGPVPDGIHLESLRAALFGGDVTLREPARSRDYGLRWDDPRALTEPAPAQPAERWTWSGPARKITAPTWGGCLEIIEWTLAAGRFVHPTAAYDGMVLMLEAHEEPKPPAENYRMLRNLGERGLLTAAAALLWGRPPVGDHDHPVAAEDTARLRAEQREAVLRAVAEYNPQLVVALDVDFGHTSPQWLMPYGGAVTVDGETHTITAYFGPTMPSSPSSPH, from the coding sequence GTGGGACAGGCCGCCACCACCAATTCGGTTGCCCGCCACGGCCCCACCTGGTGGGGTGCGGAGGTGATCACCCCCGTGCTGCCGCCGCCCGTGAGGCCCGGCGACCGGGTGGCCGTGCTCTCCCCGAGCTGGGCCGCTCCGGCGCACTTCCCCGCCATACACGAGCGGGCGATGCGGCGGCTGCGCGAGGACTTCCACCTGGAGCCGGTCGAATACCCGACGACGCGCGCCGACAGCACACCGCGGCAACGGGCCGACGACCTCAATGCCGCCTTCGGCGATCCCGCCATCCGCGCAATCCTCTCGACGATCGGCGGGGACGACCAGATCACCGTCCTGCCGCACCTGGACACCGACGTCGTCAGGGCCAACCCGAAGCGTTTCCTCGGCTACAGCGACAACACCAACGTGCTCAATTACCTTTGGTATCAAGGCATTCCGGGCATCCACGGCGGCTCGACCCAGGTGCACCTCGGGCCGGTGCCGGACGGCATCCACCTGGAGTCGCTGCGGGCGGCGCTGTTCGGCGGCGACGTCACGCTGCGTGAGCCCGCCCGGAGCCGCGACTACGGACTGCGGTGGGACGACCCGCGAGCCCTCACCGAGCCGGCGCCCGCCCAGCCCGCCGAGAGGTGGACCTGGAGCGGGCCGGCCCGGAAGATCACCGCGCCCACCTGGGGCGGCTGCCTCGAGATCATCGAATGGACGCTGGCCGCGGGTCGCTTCGTGCACCCCACTGCGGCGTATGACGGCATGGTCCTGATGCTGGAGGCGCACGAGGAGCCGAAACCCCCGGCCGAGAACTACCGGATGCTGCGCAACCTCGGCGAGCGCGGGCTGCTCACCGCCGCGGCCGCCCTCCTCTGGGGCCGTCCGCCGGTGGGCGACCACGACCACCCGGTCGCCGCCGAGGACACGGCGCGACTGCGCGCCGAACAGCGCGAGGCGGTGCTGCGTGCGGTGGCCGAATACAACCCGCAGCTGGTCGTGGCGCTCGACGTGGACTTCGGTCACACCTCACCCCAGTGGCTGATGCCGTATGGCGGCGCAGTCACTGTCGACGGCGAAACCCACACGATCACAGCGTATTTCGGCCCGACGATGCCTTCCTCGCCGTCGAGTCCGCACTGA
- a CDS encoding PhoH family protein yields the protein MTRFAEHEVVLPVVVVTELEAKRHHPELGYFARSALRLLDDLRVTHGRLDAPVPVGDQGTLRVELNHTDPQSLPAGFRLGDNDTRILAVARNLANEGSEVTVVSKDLPMRVKASAVGLNAEEYRAELAVDSGWTGITELYVATNQLDALFDDGRLELPEAAELPCNTGVVLLGPNGSALGRVVPDKSVRLVRGDRDAFGLHGRSAEQRIALDMLLDPDVGIISLGGRAGTGKSALAMCAGLEAVMERRQHRKVIVFRPLYAVGGQELGYLPGTENEKMGPWAQAVFDTLGALVSREVMEEVVDRELLEVLPLTHIRGRSLHDAFVIVDEAQSLERNVLLTVLSRIGQNSRVVLTHDVAQRDNLRVGRHDGVAAVIEKLKGHPLFGHVTLHRSERSPIAALVTDLLEAPDA from the coding sequence ATGACCCGCTTCGCAGAGCACGAAGTGGTGCTGCCGGTGGTCGTGGTCACCGAGTTGGAAGCCAAACGGCACCACCCGGAGCTCGGCTACTTCGCCCGCAGCGCGCTGCGGCTGCTCGACGACCTGCGGGTGACGCACGGCCGGCTCGACGCGCCGGTGCCGGTCGGTGACCAAGGAACGCTCCGGGTCGAGCTCAACCACACCGACCCGCAGTCGCTGCCCGCCGGATTCCGCCTGGGGGACAACGACACTCGCATCCTCGCGGTCGCGCGCAACCTCGCCAACGAAGGCAGCGAGGTCACCGTGGTCAGCAAGGACCTGCCGATGCGGGTCAAGGCGTCCGCGGTGGGGCTCAATGCCGAGGAGTATCGCGCCGAGCTCGCAGTCGACTCCGGGTGGACCGGCATCACCGAGCTGTATGTCGCGACGAATCAGCTCGACGCGCTCTTCGACGACGGCCGGCTCGAGCTTCCCGAGGCCGCCGAGTTGCCGTGCAACACCGGCGTCGTACTCCTCGGACCGAACGGCAGCGCGCTCGGCCGCGTGGTGCCGGACAAGTCGGTGCGGCTGGTGCGCGGGGACCGTGACGCGTTTGGTTTGCACGGGCGCTCGGCCGAGCAGCGCATCGCGCTCGACATGCTCCTCGACCCCGACGTCGGGATCATCAGCCTCGGCGGCCGCGCCGGCACCGGAAAGTCGGCGCTCGCGATGTGCGCCGGACTGGAGGCGGTCATGGAGCGGCGGCAGCACCGCAAGGTGATCGTCTTCCGCCCGCTCTACGCGGTGGGCGGTCAGGAGCTCGGCTACCTGCCCGGCACCGAGAACGAGAAGATGGGCCCGTGGGCGCAGGCGGTCTTCGACACCCTCGGCGCACTGGTGTCGCGTGAGGTGATGGAAGAGGTCGTCGACCGCGAACTGCTCGAGGTGCTGCCGCTGACCCACATCCGCGGGCGCTCGCTGCACGACGCGTTCGTGATCGTCGACGAGGCGCAGTCGCTGGAGCGCAACGTCCTGCTCACCGTGCTGTCCCGCATCGGGCAGAACTCCCGCGTCGTGCTCACCCACGACGTGGCGCAGCGCGACAACCTGCGCGTCGGCCGGCACGACGGCGTCGCCGCGGTGATCGAGAAGCTCAAGGGCCACCCGCTCTTCGGGCACGTCACGCTGCACCGCAGCGAGCGGAGCCCGATCGCCGCACTGGTCACCGACCTGCTGGAGGCGCCGGACGCCTAG
- a CDS encoding lytic transglycosylase domain-containing protein: MSRPVGRHRARRDTGIRALRRPAVAATAAISAVSVSAATYASATTNVAGPAQADLQVGARTGGAGAVQAADSGLVADAQAQASAAQQAVRARAAADAKARSAAAGRATKAAQLRTQADSGAAAARKAAADKKAAEAKKAADAKKAAAAKKAADAKQAADAKKAAERSKTTTSRDAQRPAAPTPSQSPAASTPTYGGSPQAIASSMLSSYGWGQGQMGCLVSLWNRESGWRVGATNPSSGAYGIPQSLPAGKMASAGADWRSNPATQIRWGLGYIQATYGSPCGAWGHSQATGWY, translated from the coding sequence ATGTCTCGTCCTGTCGGACGTCACCGTGCCCGTCGCGACACCGGTATCCGTGCGCTCCGCCGGCCCGCCGTAGCCGCGACCGCGGCGATCTCGGCGGTCTCGGTGTCGGCGGCGACCTACGCCTCGGCCACGACCAACGTCGCCGGACCGGCGCAGGCCGACCTGCAGGTGGGCGCTCGCACCGGCGGTGCCGGCGCGGTGCAGGCCGCCGACTCCGGCCTGGTCGCCGACGCCCAGGCACAGGCGAGTGCCGCGCAGCAGGCGGTCCGGGCCCGGGCGGCCGCCGACGCCAAGGCGCGCTCTGCAGCGGCCGGTCGCGCCACCAAGGCCGCCCAACTCCGCACGCAGGCGGACTCCGGCGCCGCCGCGGCCCGCAAGGCGGCCGCGGACAAGAAGGCGGCCGAGGCGAAGAAGGCGGCCGACGCCAAGAAGGCCGCAGCTGCCAAGAAGGCGGCGGACGCCAAGCAGGCCGCGGATGCCAAGAAGGCGGCCGAGCGCTCCAAGACCACCACCTCGCGCGACGCGCAGCGCCCCGCCGCTCCGACTCCGTCGCAGTCGCCGGCCGCGAGCACCCCGACCTACGGCGGCAGCCCGCAGGCGATCGCGTCGTCGATGCTCTCCTCCTACGGCTGGGGCCAGGGTCAGATGGGCTGCCTGGTCAGCCTCTGGAACCGCGAGTCCGGCTGGCGGGTCGGCGCGACCAACCCGTCCTCCGGTGCCTACGGCATCCCGCAGTCGCTGCCGGCCGGCAAGATGGCGAGCGCCGGGGCCGACTGGCGCTCCAACCCCGCCACCCAGATCCGCTGGGGCCTGGGTTACATCCAGGCCACCTACGGTTCGCCCTGCGGTGCCTGGGGCCATTCCCAGGCGACCGGCTGGTACTGA